The Tripterygium wilfordii isolate XIE 37 chromosome 21, ASM1340144v1, whole genome shotgun sequence genome segment CAAGGATGAAGAATTTGTACGGTCTAGGCCATTCTTGACATTGCCAAGAGAGTCGGTGGACGACCTTCCCGATTGAGATGGGGAAGGTTGCAGATCCATGCTCACGATCGCCAAACCATCACTTCTTAAAATTCACTAGAAACAATCGCGTTATCTTCCAGATTGAACTGAATATGTACAAAACCCTGCAGATTTAGGGATCAAGAAATCGAGCAACAGTTTGTTGTTTGAATTTCTGAAAACATAGATCTAAAAGAAGAAGAGACGGAACATTTGAAGTATCTGAATGGAATTGAGTCTTCTTCGTTCTTTCCACGTGATCCAAACTACGTTCGACTCTGGATCTCCAAAGTGGAGGCTGTCTGATTCATGAGATATAGCTGTTGTGAGAGGAAGAAGACCAGAGTTAGAGCCAAACTCAGAGAGgtagagaaggagaagaacgATGTGGCGTAACGGTCCTTCAATGTTTGGAGAGATGGACTGGGCACGGCTGTCTGATTGGGCCGGAAAGAGAGGCCGGGCTTCATGTTTCGGCTTTAAATAAATTGAACGCAACCCTCCAAAGGGCCCTTTTCCAAATCCTACAGGGATTTTTTTAAGGCCCATTAGTGGCCtcgtttgttgtttctttttgtaAAGAGTTATGATCCTTTAGGATCCCAACGGCTAGTATCCCGGTTATCAAAGCCCACAAATGTCCAAGATAACTGATATACCAACAATTGAGATCTGTAtcatgaaaataattttataattattattttattaggcaaatctaactatttttttttttccttagcaagaatcaaaagaaggaaaaccattgaaagtaaaaaaaatttcctaaaaaaaaatcaaaaaagggAAACCATTGAAATTAAAGATGATGTCTAAGCAGTACAGCAAAGTGACGCATGAAAGCAAATGAAAACTACTTAATACAAAAACCGGTATTCAGTGAAACATCACCACCATGCATGAGATGTCATCAAGACTTCCCCTTGATAAGGCCTCTTTGATCAACTCCTCTGAAGCTTCTTGAGCATCATTGAACTGTCCAACACAATCACAAACCTCCTGGTCTGACATCACCTGCATGGACCATAAGTGAGCAAGGCAGTGTAACATATGAAAGAATCATGCATCAAGGCAAACAATTCATCTAATCTTAGGTTAGTAGGTGCAAGCCAATTCCTGGACATTACATTTCTCTATGCAGAGAGGAGACAAGGAAAAGTCATGATCTCTCCTTTTTGTTTGGGTACTTTCTCTTCTGCAAATAATACTACTACTGTTATGTAGCTTCAGTCTACAGCATTTCAATTTAGAAGCAGCTTATGCTGTTGATAGTCAATTCTTTGGTGTCTTCAATGTTCCCATAAATGGGTACAAATTAAAATAGCCTCTTACACTCCACGGCCCTACTCTCTAATGATCTCAATGTAAGATAAATGACTCAATGAGTTTGATTTTACAACTTCTCCTGCAATTCTTATTTGTAACCCAAACCTAACCAGTAGTAGAGCTTCAGAGACAAACCTCAAAGTTGGTAAAGCATTCCCTCTTGTCATGAATTCTTTAATTACGGGTATTATGCAAAAGGTAAGCGGAGAAGCAAAAGAGCACAGGTTTGTccacacaaaaatgttaaatgctTAGAGAAGTTCTATACATTGATAAAGACACATAGACTCACCTTCCACATGCCATCGCTAGCCAAAATCATAAATTCTGCATTTGTATCAATAGTTGTAATCTTTATATCTGGTTTTGAAATAATGTGGTCCTTTAGACTTTCATCTCCAAATGACCTTGTCATTGCTAGCCGACCATCCACACGTGGAACATTTCCTGAGTTCAGTACAGATGATTACCTATTGTCACTCATACCACTACAACGAAAATTTACTTGTTCCATGAGGAAGTTCAAAgtaaaagataaaaagaaagagataatGACACAAAACTTGTCACTTTACTAACCTACAAAGAGGAAAAGACATGAGAAGTGACCTATCAAATTTGTCGATAAGTTTCCCATTTAGACAATCTGATAACACGATGcatagtatgaaaaataatTGGCATGTTTTATAAAATTACCTGGCATCTGGGTAACAAAGCCTCCTCTGCTTTCTACAACTTTTTTCTCCTTCTCAGGATCATGATCCACTGATAGTCGTTTTGCTACACCTTCAGTACACAGCACTGCTCGAGAGTCACCAACATTAGGCACAATCAGCTTTTGTCTGTCAATTAATATTCCTGTGACTGCTGCTGAACCTCCCCTTGAACCAACTATCTTGTCCAAAATCTCATAATCTGTTTCTCTATATGCCCTTTTAATTGCAGTTTCTGGGTTGGTCCAGAAAGTGGGCTAATCATGTAGACATGTGCACAACAAAAACTTTCAATAAGGAGAGATCACTGAAAACCAAAAATGAGAAGGGGTTGAATTCAACACATTGTGCATACCTCAGCCAGTATGTTATCAAATAGATTGGATTGCAGGTATTCCACTACTTTACGACCCGAGTGGCCATCAAATATTGCATATAGCCCTAACTCATGACCATTGATTTCCCTATTTTCTGCCACTATATAATCTTCCATCTTATGGCCCATTTTTCCT includes the following:
- the LOC119988726 gene encoding probable protein phosphatase 2C 58 isoform X1; this encodes MKGARLCPTGRLIHEIKRKKPNPEDDVELPKTKDLQHKEYSAEEDFQEDDSTDVKEEAGDDLPEEDDEDKEGENEELLNLRVSHGFYLVEGKMGHKMEDYIVAENREINGHELGLYAIFDGHSGRKVVEYLQSNLFDNILAEPTFWTNPETAIKRAYRETDYEILDKIVGSRGGSAAVTGILIDRQKLIVPNVGDSRAVLCTEGVAKRLSVDHDPEKEKKVVESRGGFVTQMPGHFSCLFLFVGNVPRVDGRLAMTRSFGDESLKDHIISKPDIKITTIDTNAEFMILASDGMWKVMSDQEVCDCVGQFNDAQEASEELIKEALSRGSLDDISCMVVMFH
- the LOC119988726 gene encoding probable protein phosphatase 2C 58 isoform X3, with amino-acid sequence MKRKKPNPEDDVELPKTKDLQHKEYSAEEDFQEDDSTDVKEEAGDDLPEEDDEDKEGENEELLNLRVSHGFYLVEGKMGHKMEDYIVAENREINGHELGLYAIFDGHSGRKVVEYLQSNLFDNILAEPTFWTNPETAIKRAYRETDYEILDKIVGSRGGSAAVTGILIDRQKLIVPNVGDSRAVLCTEGVAKRLSVDHDPEKEKKVVESRGGFVTQMPGHFSCLFLFVGNVPRVDGRLAMTRSFGDESLKDHIISKPDIKITTIDTNAEFMILASDGMWKVMSDQEVCDCVGQFNDAQEASEELIKEALSRGSLDDISCMVVMFH
- the LOC119988726 gene encoding probable protein phosphatase 2C 58 isoform X2, which produces MKGARLCPTGRLIHEIKRKKPNPEDDVELPKTKDLQHKEYSAEEDFQEDDSTDVKEEAGDDLPEEDDEDKEGENEELLNLRVSHGFYLVEGKMGHKMEDYIVAENREINGHELGLYAIFDGHSGRKVVEYLQSNLFDNILAEPTFWTNPETAIKRAYRETDYEILDKIVGSRGGSAAVTGILIDRQKLIVPNVGDSRAVLCTEGVAKRLSVDHDPEKEKKVVESRGGFVTQMPGNVPRVDGRLAMTRSFGDESLKDHIISKPDIKITTIDTNAEFMILASDGMWKVMSDQEVCDCVGQFNDAQEASEELIKEALSRGSLDDISCMVVMFH